One Streptomyces mobaraensis NBRC 13819 = DSM 40847 DNA segment encodes these proteins:
- a CDS encoding carbohydrate ABC transporter permease, with amino-acid sequence MSSVTTGVPPGPGTVPPARERRGRRTVLGTRPWVAALFLLPALALLGALVVYPIGWSVHRSLFDASGDGFVGLDNYHEVFSDDRIRTALKNNVIWVVVAPSIATVLGLIFAVLTERVRWGTAFKMIVFMPMAISMLAAGIIFRLVYEQDPDRGVANAVWVGIHDTFSEPAPYPGARPRPNGDLTAASDGSFTSKSVLRQGSPTAVPLVAVKPEDAKGARDAVPARPEPGKVTGTVWLDFVRGGGGTPGRIDPGEKALSGITVRAVKDGRTVASATTAADGTFTLPAQADGARLWLPADNFAERYRGAEWLGPTLVTPSIIGAYIWMWAGFAMVLIAAGLAGVPRELLEAARVDGANEWQVFRRVTVPLLAPVLGVVVITLVINVLKIFDLVYIIAPGSSLPDANVLALQLYQSSFGTAVNQGLGSAIAVLLLLLVLPVVIVNIRRMRKERRR; translated from the coding sequence ATGAGCTCCGTCACGACGGGGGTCCCACCGGGCCCCGGCACCGTGCCGCCGGCGCGCGAGCGGCGGGGGCGGCGGACCGTCCTGGGCACGCGCCCCTGGGTGGCCGCCCTGTTCCTGCTGCCCGCGCTGGCCCTGCTGGGCGCGCTGGTCGTCTACCCGATCGGCTGGTCCGTCCACCGCAGTCTCTTCGACGCCTCGGGCGACGGCTTCGTAGGGCTGGACAACTACCACGAGGTCTTCTCCGACGACCGGATCCGCACCGCCCTGAAGAACAACGTCATCTGGGTCGTCGTCGCCCCCAGCATCGCCACCGTCCTCGGTCTGATCTTCGCCGTGCTGACCGAACGGGTGCGCTGGGGAACGGCGTTCAAGATGATCGTCTTCATGCCGATGGCGATCTCCATGCTCGCCGCGGGCATCATCTTCCGCCTGGTGTACGAGCAGGACCCGGACCGCGGCGTCGCCAACGCCGTGTGGGTCGGCATCCACGACACCTTCTCGGAACCCGCGCCCTACCCGGGCGCGCGCCCCCGGCCCAACGGCGACCTGACCGCCGCCTCCGACGGCTCGTTCACCTCCAAGTCGGTACTGCGGCAGGGCAGCCCGACGGCGGTGCCGCTGGTGGCGGTGAAGCCGGAGGACGCCAAGGGGGCGCGGGACGCCGTGCCCGCCCGGCCCGAGCCGGGGAAGGTGACGGGTACCGTCTGGCTGGACTTCGTCCGGGGCGGCGGCGGCACGCCGGGCCGGATCGACCCGGGCGAGAAGGCCCTGTCGGGCATCACCGTGCGGGCCGTGAAGGACGGCCGGACGGTGGCCTCCGCCACCACCGCCGCCGACGGGACGTTCACGCTTCCCGCGCAGGCCGACGGCGCCCGGCTGTGGCTCCCCGCGGACAACTTCGCCGAACGCTACCGCGGCGCCGAATGGCTCGGCCCGACGCTGGTCACCCCCTCGATCATCGGCGCGTACATCTGGATGTGGGCCGGCTTCGCGATGGTGCTCATCGCGGCGGGCCTGGCGGGCGTGCCCCGCGAACTCCTGGAGGCCGCGCGGGTGGACGGCGCCAATGAATGGCAGGTCTTCCGCCGGGTCACCGTGCCGCTGCTGGCGCCCGTGCTCGGGGTCGTCGTCATCACGCTGGTGATCAACGTCTTGAAGATCTTCGACCTCGTGTACATCATCGCCCCCGGCTCCAGCCTGCCGGACGCCAATGTGCTGGCGCTCCAGCTCTACCAGTCGTCCTTCGGCACGGCCGTCAACCAGGGCCTGGGCAGCGCCATCGCCGTGCTCCTGCTGTTGCTGGTGCTGCCGGTGGTGATCGTGAACATCCGGCGCATGCGTAAGGAGCGGCGGCGATGA
- a CDS encoding glycosyltransferase family 39 protein has product MRRSRATAAAVLLPAGVMLVLGLWGLDRGTVWRDEGATLQVARRSLPEIVRLLRDVDLVHGLYYLLMHAVVAVHDDEVTLRLPSVAAAAGTAALVAAIGCRLARPRVGLWAGLAYAVTPFAGHYAQEGRSYALVAAGAAGATWLLVRAVEEGSGLRWAGYGAVVAVASLLHEFAILLLAAHGLTLLVSRVPWRTWRGWLCAALGVCAAAAPLAMLSRRQSAQVSWIRTPGYAEAKGLVLAFAGPTGLVAGVTLALAVLALVAPLPRSGPPGARRLPLNAVALPLALVPPVLLYAASQRTPLFLDRYLLFSLAGVPLLAAAGLERVLGVLPGRRAVAGAGVLLVTAGFLWQLPQQQRERLPGSRGDEPAAVARALGRLARPGDAVLFLPHHERRIALFYPQEFTGLRDLTLKRSAAASGTLYGEEVGAAELRGRLAAQPAGRPVWVVSDTTTVGGRWFRAQRAEVAKTRVLTELCRERPESTVYVRGGAVSEYHCGPRPARGP; this is encoded by the coding sequence GTGCGCCGTTCGCGGGCGACGGCGGCGGCCGTCCTGCTGCCGGCCGGAGTGATGCTCGTCCTCGGCCTGTGGGGGCTGGACCGCGGGACCGTGTGGCGTGACGAGGGAGCCACCCTGCAGGTGGCCCGCCGGTCGCTGCCGGAGATCGTCCGGCTGCTCCGCGACGTCGACCTCGTGCACGGCCTCTACTACCTGCTGATGCACGCCGTCGTGGCCGTGCACGACGACGAGGTGACGCTGCGGCTGCCCTCGGTCGCCGCGGCGGCCGGGACGGCGGCGCTCGTCGCCGCGATCGGGTGCCGGCTCGCCCGGCCCCGGGTGGGGCTGTGGGCCGGGCTGGCGTACGCGGTCACTCCGTTCGCCGGGCACTACGCCCAGGAGGGGCGCTCCTACGCGCTGGTCGCGGCGGGGGCGGCGGGAGCCACCTGGCTGTTGGTGCGGGCCGTCGAAGAGGGGTCCGGGCTCCGCTGGGCCGGCTACGGCGCCGTCGTCGCCGTCGCCTCCCTGCTGCACGAGTTCGCGATCCTGCTGCTCGCGGCGCACGGGCTGACCCTGCTCGTCTCCCGGGTGCCGTGGCGGACCTGGCGCGGGTGGCTGTGCGCGGCTCTCGGCGTCTGTGCGGCGGCGGCACCGTTGGCGATGCTGTCCCGGCGGCAGAGCGCGCAGGTCTCCTGGATCCGGACGCCCGGCTACGCGGAGGCGAAGGGGCTTGTGCTCGCCTTCGCGGGCCCCACCGGTCTCGTCGCCGGCGTGACACTGGCGCTGGCCGTGCTCGCCCTGGTGGCGCCGCTGCCGCGGAGCGGCCCGCCCGGGGCCCGGCGGCTCCCGCTGAACGCGGTGGCCCTGCCGCTGGCGCTCGTCCCGCCGGTCCTCCTCTACGCCGCGTCGCAGCGCACGCCCCTGTTCCTGGACCGGTACCTGCTGTTCAGCCTGGCGGGCGTGCCACTGCTGGCCGCGGCGGGGCTGGAGCGGGTGCTGGGGGTACTGCCCGGGCGGCGGGCGGTGGCGGGGGCCGGGGTGCTCCTGGTGACGGCCGGGTTCCTGTGGCAGTTGCCCCAGCAGCAGCGCGAGCGGCTGCCGGGGAGTCGCGGGGACGAACCGGCGGCGGTGGCCCGGGCGCTCGGGCGGCTGGCGCGACCGGGCGACGCGGTGCTGTTCCTGCCGCACCACGAACGGCGGATAGCCCTCTTCTACCCGCAGGAGTTCACCGGCCTGCGGGACCTCACCCTCAAGCGCTCGGCCGCCGCCTCCGGCACCCTCTACGGGGAGGAGGTCGGCGCGGCGGAGTTGCGCGGGCGGCTGGCCGCGCAGCCGGCCGGCCGGCCGGTGTGGGTGGTGTCGGACACGACGACCGTCGGCGGCCGTTGGTTCCGTGCCCAGCGTGCGGAGGTCGCCAAGACGCGGGTGCTGACGGAACTGTGCCGCGAGCGGCCGGAGTCGACGGTGTACGTGCGCGGGGGCGCGGTCTCGGAGTACCACTGCGGCCCGCGTCCGGCACGGGGGCCGTGA
- a CDS encoding carbohydrate ABC transporter permease, translating to MTTADPLTGAPAPSVASVRPRPSLPARLASRLGGGVTRFFLVAVGLFWLMPTVGLLLSSLRDRSDIASSGWWKVFSHPGQLTTSSYDTLFHNDKVMHSLLTTTFITVPATVLVILVGAFAGYAFAWLDFPGRDWWFMAVVALLVVPVQVALIPVAKLFNTLGIFETTAGVVLFHTAFGLPFAIFLLRNFFAEIPRELLEAARLDGAGEFRLFFRVVLPLGGPAIASLGIFQFLWVWNDMLVGLIFADSANPPITVALQQQVRQFGDNVDILASGAFLSMIVPLAVFFAFQRQFVSGVMAGAVK from the coding sequence ATGACCACTGCGGACCCCCTCACCGGCGCACCCGCGCCCTCCGTCGCCTCCGTGCGGCCCCGGCCGTCCCTGCCCGCCAGGTTGGCCTCCCGCCTCGGCGGCGGCGTCACCCGGTTCTTCCTCGTCGCCGTCGGGCTGTTCTGGCTGATGCCGACGGTCGGCCTGCTCCTCTCCTCGCTCCGCGACCGGTCGGACATCGCATCCTCCGGGTGGTGGAAGGTCTTCAGCCACCCGGGGCAGCTGACGACGTCGAGCTACGACACGCTGTTCCACAACGACAAGGTGATGCACTCGCTGCTCACCACCACCTTCATCACCGTGCCGGCGACGGTCCTGGTGATCCTCGTCGGCGCGTTCGCGGGCTACGCCTTCGCCTGGCTCGACTTCCCGGGCCGGGACTGGTGGTTCATGGCCGTCGTCGCCCTCCTCGTGGTGCCCGTCCAGGTTGCCCTCATCCCGGTGGCGAAGCTCTTCAACACCCTCGGCATCTTCGAGACGACCGCGGGCGTGGTGCTCTTCCACACGGCGTTCGGACTGCCGTTCGCCATCTTCCTGTTGCGCAACTTCTTCGCCGAGATCCCCCGCGAGCTCCTGGAGGCGGCCCGGCTGGACGGCGCGGGCGAGTTCCGCCTGTTCTTCCGGGTGGTGCTGCCGCTGGGCGGGCCGGCCATCGCCTCCCTGGGGATCTTCCAGTTCCTCTGGGTGTGGAACGACATGCTGGTCGGCCTGATCTTCGCGGACAGCGCCAACCCCCCGATCACCGTGGCACTCCAGCAGCAGGTACGGCAGTTCGGCGACAACGTGGACATCCTCGCCTCGGGCGCCTTCCTCTCCATGATCGTGCCGCTGGCGGTGTTCTTCGCCTTCCAACGGCAGTTCGTCAGCGGGGTGATGGCGGGCGCGGTGAAGTAG
- a CDS encoding CDP-glycerol glycerophosphotransferase family protein gives MPAAPPRPVPDVSVVVIVHNDEDRLPRAVRSVLGQSLRNLEVIVVDDCSTDGTPERVRRLAAADPRVSGLRLPVNSGGCGAPRNAGIEAARAPYLMFLDSDDELPYHACKSLLLTAERTGADLVAGEVTRLYEANGTTGLWYPRLFAEPRVVEGIASAPEYFLDHLSTNKLYRADFLARHRLRFPEDIHYEDQYFSARAYTLAERFAVVPWSVYTWRLAADPTTLSISSSRHRIRNVVDRIAVSRLTDAFLAETGRTALRPAKDEAFLRHDLRLYLGDLPFRDRRWAEEFAAVVTPCLEDADPRAVAALPREQRICQYLLRTGRLAEAAECARTLDRPRIAPRRVVRHEGRTYWGATAPANAREAAELDVTDWHLDAQPFATGPLRHEVTLVEPHGTRLRITLRTYDPGGLLAGPADVTAELRVAARAAPLVVPFGYAPAPDDAGVRSAVLVLDLARVPLGPKGFTGRRHPVVTLGRLGLRRTDPVLAPTGRPGLRARVGGHDVRVGCEDGGPGRLEIRWERTGPRARAEALAPHLEPVRARCARLVRRAAGPGAKALVSHELHRLPVDEQLVVFEALEGRGYADSPRYIHEELLRRDLPLYAVWSYTGSRAGYPKGVPLVRRGSWEYVRTVARARYWIDSHGFPAHVPKHPGTRYLQTWHGQALKHMGYDAPELRLAGPARRARHRAMVDRWDALIAPSEEFERTFVRGNAYTGELLRTGLPRNDVLVLWNEPAQRERAAAARERLEIPDGKKVLLYAPTFRDGARASGESIRVDLAELVHRVGEEWTVVVRPHYYERFTVAREVGHAVRDGREFADLNDLLLASDALLTDYSSVMFDYVNLGRPVLLYADDYPAYRSTLRGTYYELTDIAPGPLLTGTGELAAALRDLGAVREEWAGAYERFRARFNPYETGRSAKAVVDLFFTGGAR, from the coding sequence GTGCCCGCCGCGCCCCCGCGTCCCGTCCCCGACGTCAGCGTCGTCGTCATCGTCCACAACGACGAGGACCGGCTGCCGCGCGCCGTGCGGTCCGTCCTCGGCCAGTCGCTGCGCAATCTCGAAGTGATCGTCGTGGACGACTGCTCCACCGACGGCACCCCCGAGCGGGTGCGCCGGCTGGCCGCCGCCGACCCGCGGGTGAGCGGCCTCCGGCTGCCCGTCAACAGCGGGGGCTGCGGGGCGCCGCGCAACGCGGGCATCGAGGCCGCCCGCGCGCCGTACCTGATGTTCCTGGACAGCGACGACGAACTGCCGTACCACGCCTGCAAATCCCTGCTCCTGACCGCCGAGCGGACCGGCGCTGACCTGGTGGCCGGCGAGGTCACCCGGCTCTACGAGGCCAACGGCACCACCGGCCTCTGGTATCCCCGGCTGTTCGCCGAGCCCCGCGTCGTGGAGGGCATCGCGTCCGCCCCCGAGTACTTCCTCGACCACCTCTCCACCAACAAGCTCTACCGCGCCGACTTCCTCGCCCGTCACCGGCTGCGCTTCCCCGAGGACATCCACTACGAGGACCAGTACTTCAGCGCCCGCGCCTACACGCTCGCCGAGCGCTTCGCCGTCGTCCCCTGGTCCGTTTACACCTGGCGACTGGCGGCCGATCCGACCACCCTCTCCATCTCGTCCAGCCGCCACCGCATCCGGAACGTGGTCGACCGGATCGCCGTCTCCCGGCTCACCGACGCCTTCCTGGCGGAGACCGGCCGCACCGCGCTCAGACCGGCCAAGGACGAGGCGTTCCTCCGCCACGACCTGCGGCTCTACCTGGGCGACCTGCCCTTCAGGGACCGGCGGTGGGCCGAGGAGTTCGCCGCCGTCGTCACCCCCTGCCTGGAGGACGCCGACCCGCGGGCCGTCGCCGCCCTGCCCCGCGAACAGCGGATCTGCCAGTACCTGCTGCGCACCGGGCGCCTGGCCGAGGCCGCCGAGTGCGCGCGCACCCTCGACCGCCCGCGGATCGCCCCGCGCCGCGTCGTCCGGCACGAGGGGCGCACCTACTGGGGCGCCACCGCCCCCGCGAACGCCCGGGAGGCCGCCGAACTCGACGTCACCGACTGGCACCTGGACGCCCAGCCCTTCGCCACCGGCCCGCTGCGCCACGAGGTGACGCTCGTCGAACCGCACGGCACCCGGCTGCGGATCACCCTGCGCACCTACGACCCGGGCGGGCTGCTCGCCGGGCCCGCCGACGTCACCGCCGAACTCCGCGTCGCCGCCCGGGCCGCCCCCCTCGTCGTCCCCTTCGGCTACGCCCCGGCGCCCGACGACGCCGGTGTGCGCAGCGCGGTGCTCGTCCTCGACCTGGCCCGGGTGCCGCTCGGCCCCAAGGGGTTCACCGGCCGGCGCCATCCGGTGGTGACCCTCGGCCGGCTGGGGCTGCGCCGCACCGATCCCGTCCTCGCCCCCACCGGGCGGCCCGGGCTGCGGGCCCGCGTGGGCGGGCACGACGTCCGCGTCGGCTGCGAGGACGGGGGCCCGGGACGGCTGGAGATCCGATGGGAGCGGACCGGCCCGCGGGCCCGCGCCGAAGCCCTGGCCCCGCACCTGGAGCCCGTCCGCGCCCGGTGCGCGCGGCTGGTCCGCCGGGCCGCCGGCCCGGGCGCCAAGGCCCTGGTCTCCCACGAGCTCCACCGGCTCCCCGTCGACGAACAGCTCGTCGTCTTCGAGGCGCTGGAGGGCCGCGGCTACGCCGACAGCCCCCGCTACATCCACGAGGAGCTGCTCCGCCGCGACCTCCCGCTGTACGCCGTCTGGTCCTACACCGGCAGCCGGGCCGGCTACCCGAAGGGCGTACCGCTGGTCCGGCGCGGCAGCTGGGAGTACGTCCGGACGGTCGCCCGCGCCCGCTACTGGATCGACTCGCACGGCTTCCCCGCCCACGTCCCCAAGCACCCCGGCACCCGCTACCTCCAGACCTGGCACGGCCAGGCGCTCAAGCACATGGGCTACGACGCCCCCGAGCTGCGGCTCGCCGGGCCCGCCCGGCGGGCACGGCACCGGGCCATGGTCGACCGCTGGGACGCCCTCATCGCCCCCAGCGAGGAGTTCGAACGCACCTTTGTGCGCGGTAACGCGTACACGGGCGAGCTGTTGCGCACCGGGCTCCCGCGCAACGACGTCCTCGTCCTCTGGAACGAGCCCGCCCAGCGCGAGCGCGCCGCCGCCGCCCGCGAACGGCTCGAAATCCCCGATGGGAAGAAGGTGCTGCTCTACGCGCCGACGTTCCGCGACGGCGCGCGGGCCAGCGGCGAGTCGATCCGGGTGGACCTGGCGGAGCTGGTGCACCGGGTGGGCGAGGAGTGGACGGTGGTGGTCCGGCCGCACTACTACGAGCGGTTCACGGTCGCCCGCGAGGTGGGTCACGCGGTGCGCGACGGTCGGGAGTTCGCTGACCTCAACGATCTGCTGCTGGCCTCGGACGCGCTCCTCACCGACTACTCGTCCGTCATGTTCGACTACGTCAACCTGGGCCGGCCGGTGCTGCTCTACGCCGACGACTACCCGGCGTACCGGTCCACCCTGCGCGGCACCTACTACGAGCTGACGGACATCGCTCCGGGGCCGCTGCTCACCGGGACCGGTGAACTCGCCGCGGCGCTGCGGGACCTGGGCGCCGTACGGGAGGAGTGGGCAGGGGCGTACGAGCGGTTCCGGGCGCGGTTCAACCCGTACGAGACCGGGCGGTCCGCCAAGGCCGTGGTCGACCTCTTCTTCACCGGAGGCGCGCGATGA
- a CDS encoding glycosyltransferase family 2 protein, which yields MNESGTPALPHAPDALPTGLVTVIVIGYDDATHIATAVRSALAQGPAVAEVIAVDDASTDGTGAVLDRLAARHPRLRVIHRTVNSGGCGTPRNDGVRAAGTPYVMFLDSDDVLPDGAAEALLAAALRHDAPVAAGLCVRRELPQCLDTRWQPGLYRAAALHPSPEHHLALLHDTLCVNKLYDRRFLTEHGVTFPEGAYPYEDFVFSARLLAAAPRIATVPDTVYVWHVRRGAHRPSISLDRDRIGNWHARLRAHRRGVEIYRTAGRDPLAHAARVKFLDHDLRMYVRELPTRGDGYRHAWWRATRECLTGYAEAELAAARAPARWIARVVLAAADPRDLDRLAQLAAHPARLLPPYARAGGRPVWADDLPVVTLDGLVGPGAAPARRLPVTVDATLRLLTGPPRAELRLRVHELYGRLAQARPHTVDLELRPRGGGTALEARAALSPDGPDWTARLWIGLAPLAAPGAGHRPRTWDLRVRLHCAHGGVIRTAVRAADGTLGRRALPSARHGLLLVRPYATANGSLSLRTAAGLRCALLLAARRLRRRRTSRP from the coding sequence GTGAACGAGAGCGGAACCCCTGCCCTGCCACACGCTCCCGACGCCCTGCCCACCGGCCTCGTCACCGTGATCGTCATCGGCTACGACGACGCCACCCACATCGCCACCGCCGTGCGGTCGGCCCTCGCGCAGGGTCCCGCCGTCGCCGAGGTCATCGCCGTCGACGACGCCTCCACGGACGGCACCGGCGCCGTCCTCGACCGGCTGGCCGCCCGCCACCCCCGGCTCCGCGTCATTCACCGCACCGTCAACAGCGGCGGCTGCGGCACCCCGCGCAACGACGGCGTCCGGGCCGCGGGGACGCCCTATGTGATGTTCCTCGACAGCGACGACGTCCTCCCGGACGGCGCCGCGGAAGCGCTCCTGGCCGCCGCCCTCCGCCACGACGCGCCCGTCGCCGCCGGCCTGTGCGTGCGCAGGGAACTCCCCCAGTGCCTCGACACCCGCTGGCAGCCCGGCCTCTACCGCGCCGCCGCCCTGCACCCCTCCCCCGAACACCATCTTGCGCTCCTCCACGACACCCTCTGCGTCAACAAGCTCTACGACCGCCGCTTCCTCACCGAACACGGCGTCACGTTCCCCGAAGGGGCCTATCCCTACGAGGACTTCGTCTTCAGCGCCCGCCTCCTCGCCGCCGCCCCCCGCATCGCGACCGTCCCCGACACCGTCTACGTCTGGCACGTGCGGCGCGGCGCCCACCGACCGTCGATCTCCCTGGACCGGGACCGGATCGGCAACTGGCACGCCCGGCTGCGCGCCCACCGGCGCGGGGTGGAGATCTACCGGACGGCCGGCCGGGACCCCCTCGCGCACGCCGCCCGGGTGAAGTTCCTCGACCACGACCTGCGCATGTACGTCCGGGAGCTGCCCACCCGCGGCGACGGCTACCGGCACGCCTGGTGGCGCGCCACCCGCGAGTGCCTGACCGGCTACGCCGAGGCGGAGCTGGCCGCGGCCCGTGCCCCCGCCCGCTGGATCGCCCGGGTCGTCCTGGCCGCCGCGGACCCGCGCGACCTGGACCGCCTCGCCCAGCTCGCCGCCCACCCGGCCCGGCTGCTGCCGCCCTACGCCCGGGCCGGCGGCCGGCCCGTCTGGGCGGACGACCTGCCCGTGGTCACCCTCGACGGCCTCGTCGGCCCCGGCGCCGCACCCGCCCGCCGGCTGCCGGTGACCGTCGACGCCACCCTCCGCCTGCTGACCGGCCCGCCCCGGGCCGAGCTCCGGCTGCGCGTCCACGAACTCTACGGACGGCTCGCCCAGGCCCGCCCGCACACCGTGGACCTCGAACTCCGGCCGCGCGGCGGCGGCACGGCGCTCGAAGCGCGCGCCGCCCTCTCCCCCGACGGCCCCGACTGGACCGCCCGGCTGTGGATCGGCCTGGCCCCGCTGGCCGCGCCGGGGGCCGGTCACCGGCCGCGCACCTGGGACCTGCGGGTCCGGCTGCACTGCGCGCACGGCGGCGTCATCCGCACCGCCGTCCGGGCGGCCGACGGCACCCTGGGCCGCCGCGCCCTGCCGAGCGCCCGCCACGGGCTGCTGCTGGTGCGCCCCTACGCCACGGCGAACGGCTCGCTCTCCCTGCGGACCGCCGCCGGGCTGCGCTGCGCGCTGCTCCTCGCCGCCCGCCGGCTGCGCCGCCGCCGAACCTCCCGTCCGTAA
- a CDS encoding ABC transporter substrate-binding protein, whose amino-acid sequence MRTTLWRNRVARGALAVLASGALALSAAACGGDGDDGGKKDEEKPNATASGSSDVIPNTVRLPKLDGQKIKVTAVWTGAEQANFTKVLDEFARRTGASVSYVPSGDDMSAFIGSKVAGGDPPDVALLQQPGALREFAEKGWLKPLSTEAAAELRKNFAKGWVDLGSHQGKPYGVYFKASNKSLVWYNTKIFDAAGVKEPATWPELMKTAQAIADYGVSPVSVGGADGWTLTDWFENIYLSQAGPEKYDQLAAHKIKWTDPSVKDALTTLGQLLGKKELLAGGNSGALQTQFPTSVTQTFSGGEKAKAALVYEGDFAAANITAAKAKIGTDAKVFPFPKVGDRAPVVTGGDVGVALKDGQAAQALLTFLASPDAAQIWAHRGGFISGNKNLDLAAYPDDTQRKIAKALVDSGDAFRFDMSDQAPAAFGGKPGQGEWKALQDFLRNPADVAGIQQRLEADAAKAFKN is encoded by the coding sequence ATGCGTACAACGCTGTGGAGGAACCGCGTGGCGCGCGGCGCGCTGGCGGTACTGGCCTCGGGCGCCCTGGCCCTGTCGGCGGCGGCCTGCGGCGGTGACGGGGACGACGGCGGGAAGAAGGACGAGGAGAAGCCGAACGCCACCGCGTCCGGTTCGTCGGACGTCATACCGAACACCGTCCGGCTCCCCAAGCTCGACGGGCAGAAGATCAAGGTGACCGCCGTCTGGACCGGCGCCGAACAGGCCAACTTCACCAAGGTCCTGGACGAGTTCGCCAGGCGCACCGGCGCCTCGGTCTCGTACGTCCCCAGCGGTGACGACATGTCGGCCTTCATCGGTTCGAAGGTCGCGGGCGGTGATCCGCCGGACGTCGCGCTCCTGCAACAGCCCGGCGCCCTGCGTGAGTTCGCGGAGAAGGGCTGGCTGAAACCGCTCTCCACCGAGGCCGCGGCGGAATTGCGGAAGAACTTCGCCAAGGGCTGGGTGGACCTCGGCTCCCACCAGGGCAAGCCGTACGGCGTCTACTTCAAGGCCAGCAACAAGTCGCTCGTCTGGTACAACACCAAGATCTTCGACGCCGCGGGCGTCAAGGAGCCGGCGACCTGGCCGGAGCTGATGAAGACGGCCCAGGCGATCGCCGACTACGGCGTCTCCCCGGTCTCGGTCGGCGGCGCGGACGGCTGGACGCTCACCGACTGGTTCGAGAACATCTACCTCTCCCAGGCCGGTCCCGAGAAGTACGACCAGTTGGCCGCGCACAAGATCAAGTGGACGGATCCGTCCGTCAAGGACGCCCTCACCACGCTGGGGCAGCTGCTCGGCAAGAAGGAGTTGCTGGCGGGCGGCAACAGCGGCGCGCTCCAGACGCAGTTCCCCACCTCCGTCACCCAGACGTTCAGCGGCGGCGAGAAGGCGAAGGCCGCCCTGGTCTACGAGGGGGACTTCGCCGCCGCGAACATCACCGCCGCCAAGGCGAAGATCGGCACGGACGCCAAGGTCTTCCCGTTCCCGAAGGTGGGCGACCGGGCGCCGGTGGTCACCGGCGGCGACGTGGGCGTGGCGCTCAAGGACGGGCAGGCCGCGCAGGCGCTGCTGACCTTCCTGGCCTCGCCGGACGCGGCGCAGATCTGGGCCCACCGGGGCGGCTTCATCTCGGGCAACAAGAACCTGGACCTCGCCGCCTATCCGGACGACACCCAGCGGAAGATCGCCAAGGCGCTGGTCGACTCCGGCGACGCGTTCCGGTTCGACATGTCCGACCAGGCGCCGGCGGCCTTCGGCGGCAAGCCGGGCCAGGGCGAGTGGAAGGCCCTCCAGGACTTCCTGCGGAACCCGGCGGACGTGGCGGGCATCCAGCAGCGGCTGGAGGCCGACGCGGCCAAGGCGTTCAAGAACTGA
- a CDS encoding glycosyltransferase, with protein sequence MNRPPGNRGSAASRRNLFLVGIDVDSMGGSQRVLHTLAQGFADRGHRVELIGIRPSPEPHTYHARPAYRRATLHRMPAAPARDAVTPAERLRPSRLRALRAARQDGERARERLARRFAAVPHGYVVIGSPWAADWLRSVDRRHLKAVGQYHESFAQAAASANLRLILRHYPALEKAVFLSEPDAEEFRRRRLPNAAVVPNPLPFTPGPPAPLDTRCVGAVGRLDPVKRLDRLVDAFAAACAGRPDWELHFFGDGPEEAALRERAVRHGIADRVRFRGTVRDMAAAYRELSVVALTSECEGRPMALAEASACGVPCVSFDLSGGVRELVDHGRTGVLVPPGDGDALAAALGELVRDAALRERYGRAAREHVAPLALPGVLDRWEELFEEVDR encoded by the coding sequence ATGAACCGGCCGCCGGGGAACCGGGGTTCCGCCGCCTCCCGCCGCAACCTGTTCCTGGTCGGCATCGACGTGGACTCGATGGGCGGTTCCCAGCGGGTGCTGCACACCCTCGCCCAGGGATTCGCGGACCGAGGGCACCGGGTGGAGCTGATCGGCATCCGGCCCAGCCCCGAACCGCACACCTACCACGCGCGCCCGGCGTACCGCCGGGCCACGCTGCACCGCATGCCGGCGGCGCCCGCCCGGGACGCCGTCACCCCGGCCGAACGGCTGCGGCCGTCCCGGCTGCGGGCCCTGCGCGCCGCGCGGCAGGACGGGGAGCGGGCCCGGGAGCGGCTCGCCCGGCGGTTCGCGGCCGTGCCGCACGGCTATGTCGTCATCGGGTCGCCGTGGGCGGCGGACTGGCTGCGGTCGGTGGACCGGCGGCACCTGAAGGCCGTCGGCCAGTACCACGAGTCCTTCGCGCAGGCCGCGGCGTCCGCCAACCTCCGGCTGATCCTGCGGCACTACCCGGCCCTGGAGAAGGCGGTGTTCCTCAGCGAGCCGGACGCCGAGGAGTTCCGCCGCCGGCGCCTGCCCAACGCGGCGGTGGTGCCCAACCCGCTCCCGTTCACTCCGGGGCCGCCGGCGCCGCTGGACACGCGGTGCGTCGGCGCGGTCGGCCGGCTCGACCCCGTCAAACGGCTCGACCGCCTCGTCGACGCGTTCGCCGCGGCCTGCGCCGGCCGGCCGGACTGGGAGCTGCACTTCTTCGGGGACGGCCCGGAGGAGGCGGCCCTGCGGGAACGCGCGGTACGGCACGGGATCGCGGACCGGGTCCGCTTCCGGGGCACCGTCCGGGACATGGCCGCCGCCTATCGGGAGCTGTCCGTGGTGGCGCTCACCAGCGAGTGCGAGGGCCGGCCCATGGCCCTGGCCGAGGCGTCCGCCTGCGGGGTGCCGTGCGTGAGCTTCGACCTGTCCGGCGGTGTGCGGGAGTTGGTGGACCACGGACGGACCGGGGTGCTGGTGCCGCCGGGGGACGGGGACGCCCTGGCCGCGGCGCTGGGGGAGCTGGTGCGGGACGCGGCGCTGCGGGAGCGGTACGGGCGGGCCGCGCGGGAGCATGTGGCGCCGCTGGCGCTGCCGGGGGTGCTGGACCGGTGGGAGGAGCTGTTCGAGGAGGTGGACCGGTGA